A DNA window from Falco naumanni isolate bFalNau1 chromosome Z, bFalNau1.pat, whole genome shotgun sequence contains the following coding sequences:
- the LOC121081445 gene encoding tetraspanin-36-like produces MDCGVITSKTVLLLLSLAFWAAAAGLSYVGAYVINTYKSYDNFLQDKYALLPAMIIICIAVIMFIIGLIGCCATFRESRVGLGLFLAIILIIFVAEVSAFVLGFVYREKVKTDVQGTMRSVFEKYDGNNPESTVVNYLQEQLHCCGVKNYSDWTTTQWFNSTGNNSVPLSCCRQEMKNCTGHLDQPQELNTRGCADELESGLQGVISYAMLVILGFAIVKFFGMLSVCVLTCRREDSGYQPLYSGVFA; encoded by the exons gcagcagcagcaggtctcaGCTATGTTGGGGCATATGTCATTAACACCTACAAGAGCTATGACAACTTTCTGCAGGACAAGTATGCTCTGTTGCCAGCCATGATCATTATTTGCATTGCTGTGATAATGTTCATCATTGGGTTGATCGGCTGCTGTGCCACCTTCCGGGAGTCTCGTGTTGGTCTAGGGCTG ttcttgGCCATTATCCTGATTATCTTTGTTGCAGAAGTATCTGCTTTTGTCCTGGGATTTGTTTACAGGGAAAAG GTAAAAACTGATGTGCAAGGCACAATGCGCTCCGTCTTTGAGAAGTATGATGGGAATAATCCAGAGTCTACTGTTGTGAATTACTTGCAAGAACAg CTTCATTGTTGTGGGGTAAAGAACTACAGCGACTGGACAACCACCCAGTGGTTTAACTCCACCGGTAACAACAGCGTcccactgagctgctgcaggcaagAGATGAAGAACTGCACAGGGCATCTGGATCAGCCACAGGAACTCAATACACGG ggctgtgcagatGAGCTGGAGTCTGGGCTGCAGGGCGTTATCAGCTACGCCATGCTTGTAATCCTGGGGTTTGCCATTGTAAAG ttctttggcATGCTGAGTGTCTGCGTGCTTACTTGCAGGAGAGAAGACAGTGGATATCAGCCTCTTTACTCGGGGGTGTTTGcttaa